DNA sequence from the Sinomonas terrae genome:
ACCCCTCCATCCTCGAGATGCGGCCGTGCACGAGCGCACGGTGGAGCGTGAGGCACAGGTCGCTGATCTCCCGCGCCGCTTCTGCCGTCCGTGCCCGGGCCGCCTCGTCCCTGCGCGACGCGATGGGTGCCACGGCTCGCTCGACAAGCCCGAACTCGCGTTCGGCGGCGGCGCGAAACGGGCCTAGATGGCGCGGCTCGATCCCATGCGATTCGAGTTGCACGCACGCCCTCGCGACTTGGAGGGCATGTTCGTCGTACCGGCCGTCTTCCTCGGAAATGAGGCCGTAGCTTCTGAGGGACTCCACAAGCGACGCACTCGCCCCGGACTCTGCACGCAGCTGTTCCTCGGACAGTTCCCGCGCCCTCGTTGTGCGAAGCTCTGC
Encoded proteins:
- the ftsR gene encoding transcriptional regulator FtsR — protein: MAHSERRGASSLNIGEVLAALAEEFPSMTASKIRFLEEKGLISPQRTPAGYRQYGERDVERLRFVLALQRDQYLPLKVIKDYLDAIDRGERPESLPGGLTLAPRAVSDDVAAELRTTRARELSEEQLRAESGASASLVESLRSYGLISEEDGRYDEHALQVARACVQLESHGIEPRHLGPFRAAAEREFGLVERAVAPIASRRDEAARARTAEAAREISDLCLTLHRALVHGRISRMEGS